AGAGCCAGGTGGGCACTTTGTCAGCTTTAATGCCAACGGCACGGAAAAAGGTCCCAGATTTGCAGAGAGATTCACGAAAACATCAGTGTAAGGAACTGGTGAAATCACAGagtggacaaaaaaaataaagatcatCCATCAGCTGTCACTGGGGAAGAGAGAAGACGGATTTAAGTGCCTCTAATTTATGTGACCACAACACACGGCACAAAACTGAGAATTCAGGAGGAAATTAAATGACACAGGTCTGTCTAAACCCATTTTATGCAGATTGCAAAGGCATATTGGAGAAAGCACAGCGTCCAATAAAGCAACAGTAATAATGCCTGTTTGATCTTAGTTTGATCGGCTTTTACACAACACATCCAATGAATTATTTAGCAACACAGCACTTTTAGATGTGCATCAGACGCAGTGTCACGCTCCCTGCATCATTCACCCAGTGGTCATCTGATGCTCATCGGTTTATTGAGCCACTTCCTTTCCCAATTTGTAACAAATTCATTTGGAAACACCTCGTGCatattcatgaattatttgTACATGTTATTATAGCTGGTTTTTAATTAacctctctgtgtttatgtcCCTCCAGCGTACaaagagaagatgaaggagCTGTCCATGCTCTCCCTCATCTGCTCCTGCTTCTACCCAGAGCCACGCAACAAGCTCATGAGTGAGTTTGAAGGTATGGATCAGCTCAAATATTGATTTCTCTTTTTGGTGACTCAAAGTGTCCCCCATGGACACAGGCAGAATAAATAACGACACGTGATTGGACTAATATACTTTTATCATTGGATATTGACTTTTCTGGTGTTATCATCATAATTGTCTTATTTACAGATATGGAGGTGAAACCCATAAACAAGCGGGCCTCGGGCCAGGCCTTTGAGGTGATTCTCAAGCCTCCCTCTCCGGTGTCAGAAATGGCCCACAACCTCCCCTCACCCCCCAAGAGAGACATCTCTCTGGAGGACATTGAGAAGAAACTGGAGGCTGCTGAGGATCGGAGGAAGGTGGGTGTTTTTGTTAACAATGAATAAATCAGAGGGACATGACATCAATGAAAACgtatcaatcaatcagtgtGTCGTTGTGCATTTTTAGTACCAGGAGGCCCAGGTGCTGAGGGCCTTGGCAGAGAAGCGAGAGCACGAGAGGGACGTGCTGCTAAAGGCCATGGAGGAGAACAGCAACTTCAGCAAGATGGCCGAGGAGAAGCTCCAGATGAAGATGGACCAGATCAAGGAGAACCGCGAAGCGCTTATGATGGCCATGATCGAGCGTCTACAGGAGAAGGTGAGAAACACAGGATTGTTGTATATCGTCAGCTGGCCGCTGTCCAGATGACTAAACCACACTCATTCCATTGTCATGGTTGTTTGCAGGAGAGACACGCAGCCGTGGTGCGCAGGAACaaagagatgagggaggagcTGACGGCATAAGGCCCCACACGAGTCCCGACGTCTGCGGTTCATCTATGTCTTCTCCATCCAGTCCTTGTCCCCTTCCTCGCCCCTCCCCCCCGCCCTCACCCTCCACTGAACAGACACCCAACCAGGAGGCCGAGAGGTTCGAGGACCTCATCACTacatcacaacaaaacacaacacaccaccAGTACTCACTATTATCAGTATTATCTGTGGATACAAACATCTGTAACACCCATCTTGAGAATTGAATGGATTCGTGGAAAAATGCAAGAATATGGCttttgatttgtaaatatttttttttcagatctatctatctatctatctatctatctatctatctatctatgatgGTAGGTGAAGTACGTACaaatactgtactgtactgcGCTGTACAATTTCAAACATTTAGTTTGTCATTGATTATTGTTTCAGTTCTTGAAATTTCGAAACTCTACAACCATTTTCTTGTGAAAGCCCTCGGTGTTGTGAGTTGACTGACAGTTGCAGTTCTttcctgatgatgtcatgacgacgatgatgatgatgtttctgtgtttagtctctttttcttttgtgtgtgaaGAATGACGGTCAGTGTTCGCAGGCTTACACAGTCCTCCAGATAAGATCGACGCAATCCCATCTGTATCTTCCTCACGCACACCCTCTCATTTACAACACGCACGCTTGGAACTTAATACGCCAAAACCCACAGATTGATaaagtctccacttcctccggAATGAGCTCGATGATGGACGTGAGAGGTGCTTTATTGTTATTAAGAATGTCGTTGCCCAATGGGAGCAGCCGTTTATACTCTTGCAGATTCCCACGCCATTCCTCGATCGCTCCATCTTCGGCTTAATCAAAAAGCTCCGTGACGTACACATAGTACTTTTAGGATTAATCTCATGAATGTTACGACACCAGACTGGTACCATGCATAGTGTCTTGGACAGTGGAATGTGCTCCCACCTTGATATTGATAGTGAGAACATAGcgtttgtctgtgtgggtgtatgtgaaTGCGAATTTACCATGAGGCATCTTTAGCGTCTGCTCTCTTTAGGGGATTAGCTAGAGAATGGACGCGGGATGCTTTACACACAGCACACTGAACTAGTCTCTTTTTAATATACAGTACCACTGATATCTGCCTGCAtcctctgctgcttgtgtttctccTTCGTATATTTCTCTGTGAAAGCTTTGCTGAATAAAGGTTTGGGGTTCTGTGAACATAGCATGCACCATCTAATTAATTTCTGAGCTATTAGAGGAGGGGGAAATGTAAACTGCCAAATAAAAGAACCAGTTATCTACACATCCCGAGAATCCCAGTCTTCCACTATAGTTGATTTCTCATTTATTCCTCTCTATCATTCCAGTCGtgtgttaatttattttgaaattccatcaattttttttatttattacaaacaTGCAATTGAATCAACATAAGATTAATGTTtctccagcaggtggcagtgtTGGATTTATTTGCGCCACAGAAACTGAACAGGAGCCTGAAGAAATTTAAAAGTAGAGTAAAGTAAAGTTCACAATATTCCAAATGCAAAAGTGGaggaacagaaaaaacaaaacactgaattgAATGATAGTTTTGTTTATTCGGGTTAATCATgaggatttaaaatgtaacagCTCCAttaagagagaaaagaacataGAAAACACATACTTCTGTTTCTTATCATTTCAGCTGACTGGTATTTTCATAGGAAAATACATACtccatttattattaataaaatgtggCTTCACCAGAAATCACAGACAGCTACTGCCCCTCCTGGAAGCCTGAGGTGCTGCATGTACGGATAAAATGGAGTCATTAAAAGAGTGAACCCACTAAAAAACTCAGTGACACCAACGTTATGACCTGAAACAACAACCAGAGCAGCTCTGAGTGATTTACTGCTCcagctgtctgtgtttgttgccGTTACGTTTTCACCGCTTTCCTCTAGTGTCCCCATCCTGTTCACACTATTGTCTCCGTTTCAGACCAACCCGAGCTGGTGAGGTCAGGGCAACATTGTAAAGGATTTCCTCTGGCTCTTAATGATTTCCTGGGTATTCATAGGGGCAACAATGCTCTCGGGTTTGGTTACCTACCTGGCACACACTAAAGGAATTGCCTTTCAGTTAATAACCGAGACCTCATTAGCTTATGATTAACTTCGATGAGATGGCAAAAAATATACAATGCACCTGCAGATTATAGATATGATCTTCATTGCTTGTGGGGCAGATAGCCTGCTTGCATTTAGGAAAAGTAGCCACCTATCATACATTATGAAAACACAAGATTGAAGCGTTATAATGAAAGAGATTCAAACTCGATTTGTTTACTTCTTTTAAACTCAATTTATTGGTccaaaaacattacaaatagATACAAGAATGTAACTTTCCAAGTCTGAAGTAGTTAGTTTACCAAGAATGACACATACAAATATGCATATTCACTTCCACAAGTTCTCACCACGCTAAAGAATCTGACCACACGAAAGTAACTCTACATGATGTTAAATACAAACGTCCGTGCTCGACAAATGTAAAAGGATCTGGTCTACAACATATTTCCTATAAATTTGTGCAGACAGTAAATCTATGCATGGCCCGAACATTACATCATCATATCAGTCCTCAACCTGGAGACAGTGCATATCGACTAAATTAGTTATCAATATAAACTAATAACATAAAATCATTTAGAATTTCTTTCTTGATAAGAGTAATGAAATCACATCATGTGGCAACGTCTCCCACTTTAtacttaataaaataaaatcagttttctttgttCCCCTGTGTTTCATTACTATAAAAACAGATGAGGCAGGTCGTCCTGCCTAGCCTGTGTGTTGGGCACAGCTCAGCTGTTGCCTTCAGTCCAGTTGTTAGCTTCAGAAGGCCCCAATCTCTGTGCCCCAAGGCCTGTAAGGCTTCgacagggtggaggaggggctCACAGTGCTGAGGGCGGTTGGGGAGACGAGAGGGAAAGTACCGAAGGAGAGGGGGAAGACCGAAAGCGAGGAGAGGGATGACAGGAGCGGCGGCGAGAGCTTTGATGTTGGCACAGGCAAAGTGAGGGGCAGCGAGCTGTTAGGGGACACCCTGAGGGACTCTGTGGGGGGCATGACACTGAGTCTGGATGTCCCAGATGCCTcagtggaggatgaggaggatgtagaggaggaaggggaggaggagggtgggctACTGTTGCTCCTGGATGCAGGTGTCCTGCCCTGCGGGTGTTGTAGAAGGAGAGGGTGGGGGAGGTGGGCCGGGGCATGTCCATAGGCAGAGCCCCAGGCCAAGTGTTCCAGTCCAGAGTGCACCTCCCTCTGAGAGGCACAGTTGCTGAGGTGGGACACCAAGCGCACGCGGAGGGGGTCCGTACTGTCCCGGCCCTCGATGATGCTCAGGTAGCGGGCTGTCTCTGCCAGGCACTCCCTGAAGCCCAGGCTGCGGTAATCCTTAGCAAGAGCATGAGCCTCAAAGTAACCTGTCAGGGaagagagcagaggcagagggTTAGAGAGGGGTGATGTgatttaaaactacattttgttAGAAGGAATTACGTATGAATTAATGTAGTTATGAAAAAATGGGGCTTTTACCTTTGCCTCCAGATGCATGAAGCATTTTCAAATGGTCCACGGTCATTTGCAGTATTTCTGCTTTTTCCAGTTTAGCTGAACCCTGtcatgaaagagaaaagacagagttttaattaaattaattaaagctATTCTTATCAAATGAGCATCAAAGGAGTGTATGGATAACTCGTGTGACAAGAATGGAAATACAAACAATCTACCTGTTTCTCAAAGGCACTTGGCACCAGTCTCCTCAGCTCTGAGAGACTGTTGTTGATACGGTCACGTCTCCTTTTCTCAATAATCTGTATAAAGAAAGACGAAATGAACTCTGTCATTAAGGGCACAGATAGAAGGAAACAATGGCATCTATCACAGCACAAGTTGAAAGCAGAGATAATGAGTTTACTTACCCCTCTGCGCCTTTTTCTGGCTTGAACTTGCGTGGTGGTGGAGGGTGACATGGAGCCGTGAGAATCAATTTGTCTGAAAGATTAGAAAGTGATAGATTAATTTTGATggataagaaacacacacacgcacatgaaaCAGGCCTAAAGCTTCTGCAGCAAGTTAATCAggtcaaaacaaacaattctATATGTGATTATAGAATGATATGatagctatttaaaaaaaaaaagttatgatAACCTACCCATTTTCATCTCCACTGTCTTTCTCCACCTCAACACTGTCGTCCAGGTCGCTGTCTGACGAGCTGTAATTGTGGCTTCTCTTCATGTTGATCAGAGGCTGCTTGCACACAAAGGTCCGGTGCTGCTCTGACAGCAGAGGCTCAGAGAGACTGAAGTCTAAACCTCAGATCTGCTTCTGCTGGGATCATTttcacaccccacacacacacacacacaggggggggggggctctcaGGAGGGGCGTGGGCGGTGCCTGAAACCACTGCAGCCAGTTAAAATCGAGCTGGGCCTTGAGTGACATGTGctttgaaatgataataaataaataaaaatctatgaCCAAGCACAAGGTCTCAAAGAGGGGGGGCCCCAATGAAGATGTTGACACTTGAGTTTGAAAATGATATAAGTTGATACCCAAAGCATAATTTTAATagaatgtatttaaattttgatttttATACGTGTTGTCCAAAAGCACCGATGCTGCTTCTTTCCCCCGGTGACAGCTCAGGCTGCCCCGTGGACTCCTGGCCTCAACTCCCCAGTCCCCCCCGCTGAGACCCCGTGGTCCGTGAGCAACAGGCCCCATTGTAGCAGGagccctcttcctctctggtgtTGTGGAGGACACACGGCCCATTAGCAGAGTGTGTTGTTCATTGTCTGCCGTCAGCTGTGTGGTTCCACAACAGCACTGATCAGCCCGGAGGCCCGACATTAGTCAGTCAGTGTTGCCAGGCTCTCCTAGGAAACCCCCCTGTCGGCCCCACCACCCCCTCTTCTCCCGCCAACTGACTGGCACAGCGAGACcttcccagggaatcattcatcCACGGTGAAGCTCGCCGTGCTGTGCAGTGGGAacgagaagaagaggaaatgttttcagaGGCTCGAGCTGCGTGCAACCGTACACGAATGTTTGAGCCATGTGAGCCATGTGTGAAAAAAAGCATATGAACCCACTGCAGGTATATGAGAGTGAAGCAGCAGAACATGCACGGCTCATTCTGGTTGGGGAGCAAGGGTGGTCTGCTAGAGGTGTGATAATTTTGACCCCGCTAATGCGTTTGGGTCAAAGGGCAAACTATATAAAACACGGGAGCTTTCGATGTTTATGTTCCACTGCGTAACTGATCCCCCTCGGCCTGTTTTTCTAGTTTGCattagagagacagagacatgagaTACTTGtgcctactgtgtgtgtgcacatgtatttgtatatatatatttgtatatgcaattcaaggaaaatgttgtcaTAAGTTAATGATCTCAAAAAGCCAGCTTcatatttggttgtattgtgTTTGAATGAGCTGAGTGAGTAGATTTGAATTGCCTTtgattagttgttttttttattagtgaAACCATCACACAGGTACTGAAATCTAAGTATATTCATTCaagtacttttttatttttacacttataAAAATAATACTACTTGTATTTTACACTGGTATTTCCATTTAAGGCAACTTCCATTCCACACTACATTTATTATAATGACTTATTGTTTTGCTGATTGAAATCTTACAAATAGAACAAATGTAAAGAGTTAATGATCAACTTTTATTTGTACCtgtgccaaggaggttatgttttcacccccgtccatTTGTTGGCTTGCTTGTTTTCGCTTGTAAGCAAGTTGTGTAAAAACTacaccacaaaacttggtgtaCAGATGTcatatgggtcaggaaagaatctgttacattttggtgcagatccaggaatttcttgTCCACTTTCATTTACATTGCaagcgtttttcaacattttcaccaatttcccagtgaataattcatggatcttgatgaaaataacatttgttccagctttattgaatttaaggagaatATTAGACcctggcggaggtatgtgctgtATTGATGGCTATTCTAGTTGATATTTTGATAACATTTTGCCACTGCATATGTAATTTCACTCTTTTGGCAGTAATTGCTACTTTTAGGGAAGCAAATAAACTGGATGTTGTATCTCCCACTGCCGTCATATTCTGCAGGTAAATGCATAAAATATCACACCCACTATTGCTATGAAAAGAGCAGTCAAACATCAAatgt
Above is a genomic segment from Hippoglossus stenolepis isolate QCI-W04-F060 chromosome 8, HSTE1.2, whole genome shotgun sequence containing:
- the stmn2a gene encoding stathmin-2a; this translates as MAKTATAYKEKMKELSMLSLICSCFYPEPRNKLMSEFEDMEVKPINKRASGQAFEVILKPPSPVSEMAHNLPSPPKRDISLEDIEKKLEAAEDRRKYQEAQVLRALAEKREHERDVLLKAMEENSNFSKMAEEKLQMKMDQIKENREALMMAMIERLQEKERHAAVVRRNKEMREELTA
- the LOC118113092 gene encoding hairy/enhancer-of-split related with YRPW motif protein 1 produces the protein MKRSHNYSSSDSDLDDSVEVEKDSGDENGQIDSHGSMSPSTTTQVQARKRRRGIIEKRRRDRINNSLSELRRLVPSAFEKQGSAKLEKAEILQMTVDHLKMLHASGGKGYFEAHALAKDYRSLGFRECLAETARYLSIIEGRDSTDPLRVRLVSHLSNCASQREVHSGLEHLAWGSAYGHAPAHLPHPLLLQHPQGRTPASRSNSSPPSSSPSSSTSSSSSTEASGTSRLSVMPPTESLRVSPNSSLPLTLPVPTSKLSPPLLSSLSSLSVFPLSFGTFPLVSPTALSTVSPSSTLSKPYRPWGTEIGAF